A region of Sulfurimonas sp. DNA encodes the following proteins:
- a CDS encoding IS5 family transposase yields the protein MQLSFFDHAMKYQGGKKSMKFLNEMKEIIPFEAIEKILIEKNVYKPNKGKTGRPSIIAKILVGSLFLQNWYGLSDPMTRVTVSLPETVEELIHDRISFRKFLDIRDEDTIPDETTICKFRNKLIKEEILGDIFEEVKKMMESKRLILNEGTLIDATLIHSSEPKRKKDDKGKVISNKAHDSDATYTSKRGRKHHGLKMHIATDTNGIIKKVIATTASTHDSTQFDKLTEDENKAIFADSGYMQKARKVALRAKGIFAGIVERRVRGQSKLRPKQSRNNTRFSKIRCLVELPFAFIKQHMNFRKTRYRGIEKNQQHFFMLAACYNLRRTPALVRARN from the coding sequence ATGCAACTAAGTTTTTTTGACCATGCCATGAAATACCAAGGTGGTAAGAAGAGTATGAAGTTTCTAAATGAGATGAAAGAGATTATTCCATTTGAAGCAATTGAGAAAATACTTATAGAGAAAAATGTATATAAACCTAACAAAGGTAAGACAGGAAGACCATCTATCATTGCAAAGATATTAGTAGGCTCACTCTTCTTGCAGAATTGGTATGGATTGTCAGATCCAATGACACGTGTGACAGTTTCCTTACCAGAAACTGTAGAAGAGCTTATACATGACCGTATAAGCTTCAGAAAGTTTCTTGATATAAGAGATGAAGATACTATTCCAGATGAAACAACTATTTGTAAATTTAGAAACAAGCTTATCAAAGAAGAGATACTTGGTGATATATTTGAAGAAGTAAAAAAGATGATGGAATCTAAAAGACTTATACTCAATGAGGGAACTCTTATAGACGCTACTCTCATCCACTCAAGCGAACCAAAGAGAAAAAAAGATGACAAGGGTAAAGTTATTTCAAATAAAGCCCATGATTCTGATGCAACCTATACTTCAAAAAGAGGTCGTAAACATCATGGATTAAAGATGCATATAGCAACTGATACAAACGGTATCATCAAAAAAGTAATAGCTACAACTGCATCAACACACGATAGTACACAGTTTGATAAGCTGACAGAAGATGAAAATAAAGCAATATTCGCAGATAGTGGCTATATGCAAAAGGCAAGAAAAGTGGCACTAAGAGCAAAAGGTATTTTTGCTGGTATAGTTGAAAGACGAGTAAGAGGTCAATCGAAACTAAGACCTAAACAATCAAGAAATAATACAAGATTCTCAAAGATAAGATGTCTCGTGGAATTACCATTCGCATTTATAAAACAACATATGAACTTCAGAAAAACCAGATATCGGGGAATAGAGAAAAATCAACAACACTTTTTTATGTTGGCTGCTTGTTATAATCTGAGACGGACACCTGCACTGGTAAGGGCTAGGAACTGA